The following coding sequences lie in one Haematobia irritans isolate KBUSLIRL chromosome 3, ASM5000362v1, whole genome shotgun sequence genomic window:
- the LOC142229787 gene encoding uncharacterized protein LOC142229787, whose amino-acid sequence MFQKQAIVCVLLAFVALVASQGAIQYFNKKHHTLENHCYDDKHDLTVKVGQTLLPTNVDYQCVKVTCRDDYSLNIDYCPRGQPTCGQKPDYSKPFPYCCSDCKVN is encoded by the exons ATGTTCCAGAAACAAGCAATCGTCTGTGTGCTTTTAGCATTTGTTGCTTTGGTTGCATCCCAAGGAGCcatacaatatttcaataagaaaCATCATA CTTTGGAGAATCACTGTTACGATGATAAACACGATTTAACCGTTAAAGTGGGTCAGACTTTGCTTCCCACAAATGTTGATTATCAATGTGTTAAAGTAACATGTCGTGACGATTACTCTCTGAATATTGACTA ctGCCCTCGAGGTCAACCAACATGCGGTCAGAAGCCCGACTATTCAAAACCCTTTCCTTATTGTTGCAGCGATTGCAAAGTTAACTAA